A window of Nocardia arthritidis genomic DNA:
CCAATCCGACCACCCACTACGGGAGGACCGGCATGGCGCGTATCGGTGTCATCAGCATTTCCGACGGCCGCGACTATGTGCACGCGGGGATCGCGGAGTTCATCAACACGACCGAGGACCGCCTGGTCGCCGCGTTGACGGCGGCCGGGCATACGGTCGTCCGGGGTTCGGCGCCGGTCAGCGATAACGCGCTGGCCGGATCGGTGGCGCGGAGTGTGGCCGCGGCGGGCGTGGACCTGACCGTGCTGCACTACGCGGTGTGGGCGTTCCCGCACTTCACCATGCTCGCCGCGGGCGCGACGCCGGGTCCGCTGCTGCTGCTGTCGAATATCGACCCGGTACAGCCGGGCATGGTCGGCATGCTGGCGGCCGGCGGCGCGCTGGATCAGATCGGCCGCGCGCACACCCGGCTCTGGGGCGACCCGGCCGATCCGGCGCTGATCACCGCGATCGGCACGCACGCGACGGCGGCGGCCGCGGTACAGAGCCTGCGCGGCAGTACTTTCGGGCGCTTCGGCGGGCGGCCGATGGGGATGAACACGGCGGTCGCCAACACCGATCAGTGGCAGCGGCTGTTCGGCATCGATGTCGAGGAGATCGACCAGTGGGAGATCGTGCGCCGGGCCGAACTCGCCGATCCGGCCGAGGCCAAGGCCGCGCGCGAATGGCTGGAGCAGCACACGGCGGGCGTGCATTACGACGGCGACAAGCTCACCCCCGAACTGCTCGAACGCCAGATCCGCTCGTATCTCGCGGTGCGCGAACTGATTTCGGAATGGCGGCTGGACTTCTCCGGCATCAAGGGCCAGCCGGAGCTCACCCAGTACTTCGCCACGATGGATATCACCGAGGCGTTCCTGAACGATCCGTACGACTGGAACGGGCCGAAACAGCCGCATATCTGCGCCACCGAGGCCGATATGGACGGCGCGCTCACCATGCAGCTGCTGCACCGGATCGCCGGAACCCCGGTGCTTTTCGCCGATGTGCGGCACTACCACGCCGACCGGGACATATGGGATCTGTGCAACTCCGGCCAGCACGCCACCTGGTTCGCGGCCCGCAGCGCCGATCCGGCGGAGAATCTGGCCAAGGTGCATCTGTATCCGGAGGTGTTCTTCTTCCCGGCGGGCGGCGCCTCGGTGCACCACCTGGCCGCGCCGGGACAGATGACGCTGGCCCGGCTCACCCGGCTGGACGGCGACTACCGAATGCAGTTGATGCTGGGCGAATTCGAGAACTACGACGCGGCCACCAACGAGGCGCTGATGAAGCAGTCCACCTGGGAATGGCCACATGCGTTCGCGCGCTTGGACGCGAAGGCGGAGGATTTCCTTTCCCGGTTCGGCGCGAACCACATTCACGCGGTGCCGGGTGATCACCGAGCGGCGGTGCGGGCCGCGTGTGAACTGCTCGGCGTGCGGCTGGACGAGTTCGCGCGGTGATGTTCCTCGGCATCGATATCGGGACGTCGAGTTCGAAGGGCGTCCTGGTGGCCGAGGACGGCCGTGTTGTCGCGAGAGCCGAACGGGCGCACGGTGTTTCGACGCCGTATCCCGGATGGGTGGAACATGACGCCGAGGCCGTGTGGTGGGCGGATTTCGTCGCGCTGGCCCGCGAGCTGACCGCGGCCGCGGCGGGCGCGCCGCTCACGGCGCTCGCGGTGAGCGGGATCGGGCCGTGCCTGCTGCCCGCCGACGCCTCCGGCGCGCCGCTGCGGCCCGCCATCCTCTACGGCGTCGATACCCGGGCCACCGCCGAAATCGCCGAGCTGAACGCGGAGTTGGGGGCCGAGGCGGTGCTGGGTCGCTGCGGCTCGCCATTGACGAGTCAGGCTGTCGGTCCGAAGCTGCGCTGGCTGGCGCGCCGCGATCCCGGCGTCGCGGCCCGCACCTCGATGCTGCTGATGGCGAGTTCCTTTCTGGTGCACCGGCTCACGGGCCGCTACGTGCTCGACCATCAGTCGGCCAGTCAGTGTGTGCCGATGTACGACCTGCGGGCGCGGGCCTGGGCCGCGGACTGGGCCGCCGCGGTGGCGCCGAAGCTGCCGCTGCCGGAACTGGCCTGGCCCACCGAGATAGTCGGGCGCGTCACCGAAAAGGCGGCCGCGGCAACGGGTTTGCCCGCCGGGCTGCCGGTGACCACCGGAACCATCGACGCGTGGGCGGAGGCCGCGAGCGTCGGCGTGCGGGCGCCCGGCGATGCCATGGTGATGTACGGCACCACCATGTTCCTGGTGCAGGTGCTTACCGATCCACGGCCGCATCCCGGACTGTGGGGCACCTGCGGAACCTGGCCCGGCACATACACTTTGGCCGCCGGAATGGCGACGTCGGGCGCCGTCACCGATTGGCTGCGGACACTGGTGGGCGGCGATTTCGGCGAGCTGGTCGGGGCGGCGGCGCAGGTGCCGCCCGGCAGCAGGGGCCTGCTGGTGCTGCCCTACTTCGCGGGTGAGCGCACGCCGCTGTTCGATCCGGACGCGCGCGGCATCATCGCGGGCCTGACGCTCGGGCACGGCCGCGCGGAACTGTATCGCGCGGTGCTGGAGGGGATCGCGTACGGCGTCCGGCACAACCTCACGGCGATGACCGAGGCGGGCGGCCGGGCACGGCGGCTGGTCGCGGTGGGCGGCGGCACCAAGGGCGGGCTGTGGACCCGGATCGTCTCCGAGGTCACCGGCCTGCCGCAGGAGCTGCCCGCCGATACCGTCGGCGCCTGCCTCGGCGACGCCATGCTGGCCGCCGAGGCCTCCGGGGTGGACACCATGGGCTGGAATCCGGTGATCGCCACCGTGACACCCGATCCCGAGCACGTCGCGCGCTATGAGCCCTACTATCGGCACTATCGGGAGCTGTACGAGCGCACGGTCGGCACCGCGCATTTCCTCGCCGAACAACAGCGGGCCGCCGCGCCTTCCTGAATTCTCCGGGCACATGCGAGGATGCAGGGTTGTATCTCGGGAGGACGACATGGCGACGCAGACACTGACCCAGCACAACTTCAATACCGTCATAAGCAGCAATCGGATCGTCCTGGTGGATTGGTGGGCGAATTGGTGCGGGCCGTGCCATCATTTCGCGCCCGTCTTCGAATCCTCCGCGCAGCAGCATCCGGAAATCGTGTACGGCAAGGTGGATACCGAGGCCGAGCCCGCGCTCACCGGCATGGCCGGGGTGGACAAGTTCCCGACGCTGATGGCGTTCAAGGAGGGCCTGATGGTCTACTCCCATTCCGGGTACATCCCCGGTGACGCGCTGGAAGAGATTGTGCAGCAGGTGCTTTGGCTGGACATGGACGAGGTGCGGCGGGAGATGGCCAAGCAGTCGGGCGACCCGGCGCCGCAACAGTCCGCGCCGAATCCCGCGCCGGCGGCCGCGGCGCCGCAGCGACAGGCGAGCGTGGCCGGTCCGGCCCGATACGGCTGGCCGGGGCTGAATTGATATCGAGATAAAGGAGATATGGGCGATGAGCGAGTTGTGGCGGCTTGATGGAGCGCGGACACGATCGGTCAGCGCCGAGAACCCCACGGGCGCGCCCGGCCAAGGAGGGCGGGCCACGACCGGGACGGGGCATGGGCCGCGCGCTTCCTCGGCGTCGGCTGGAAGATCTCGCCGTCGATCGATCTGGGCTCCGGCGAAAACGCCACCCTCGCCGACATTTCCGGGCCCGGCATCATCCGGCACTTCTGGATCACCACCGATCGCGGCACGCTCGATCAGCTGATGCTGCGCATGTACTGGGACGACGATCCGGTGCCCGCCATCGAGCTCTCGCTCGGCGACTACTTCTGCAACGTCTGGGATCAGCTGGCGCTGATGAATTCGCGGATGATCGTCGTCGCACCGGCGGCGGGCCTGAACAGCTACTGGCCCATGCCATTTCGCGGCAACGCCCGAATCACGCTGGAGAACACCAGCGATCACCAGGTGCCGGTGTACTACCAGTTCACCTACACCGAGGAGGACGTTCCCGATTCGGCGGGCCGGCTGTACACCCAGCGGCGGCAGAGCAATCCGCTCGGCAGCCCGACGATCCACACCCTCGTCGACGGAATCACCGGTCCCGGCCGGTATGTCGGCACCTACCTCGCGATCCAGCCGAACGCGCCCGGCTGGTGGGGTGAGGGCGAGATGAAGTTCTACATGGACGGCGACACCGACTTCCCGACCATCTGCGGCACCGGCACCGAGGACTATTTCGGCGGCGCATGGAATTTCGATATCGACAACCGCTACGTCACCTTCTCCACCAACTACTGCGGCCTGCACCAGGTGCTGCCGCCGGACCAGATCTATGTCGACACACAGCGATTCGGCATGTATCGGTGGCATGTGCCGGACCCGATCTGCTTCGGCAGCGCGCTGCGGGTCACCATTCAGGCGCTCGGCTGGCAGGGCGACGCGTATCTGCCGCTGGAGCACGCGAATATCACCACGACGTCCTGGCTGTACCGCGGCTGAGCCCGGTATCAGCGCGGAACGGACTGTGCCGCAGGCGAATTCGGAAAGGTCAGCGGGGCGATATATACCCCGCCCTGCCCCCAGCCCGCATGGGTGATCCACCAGTCGTCACCGTCGCGGACCACCTCCGCCGCATGCGCGGCAATGTGGCCGACCTTGTCGCCGATGCGGAACCGATACGGGTTGTCGCTGCGGAACACATCGGTGCCGACGTAATCCGGGCGTGGGCCGATGAACAGATACCACCAGCCGCCCTGGCGCACCACGAACGGGGATTCGGTATTGCCGCCGAAGGTTCCGCAGGTGGGATCGATGAAGGCGAACTGCCGGTCGCTCCAGTGCAGTAGATCGCTGCTCACCCGGTATGCCACCACATGATTGCCGTTCTCCGGCGCGGCGGTCGCGCAGTAGTACATCACCCACTTCTCGCCGACCTGCAGCACCATCGGATCGCGGGCGTCGTAGCCGTCGCGGAACAGGGGCCCGTCCGGTATGCGGGTCCACTGACAGAGGTCGGTGGAGGTGGCCAGGTTGATCTCGGCGTCGGTGTGATCCGGGCCGCCGCCCGCGTAGAACATGAAATACGTTCCGCCCGAGGCGATCACGTGCGGCGCCCAGAGGTGGGTTTCGCCGTAGTCCGGATCGACCGTCAGCGCCGGATCGAGGGTGGTCCACGGCCCGAGCAGCGCGGGCGCGGTGGCGTGCGCGAACTCGATCTCGTTGTCCGGGTCCGCGGGTTCGGTGTGCGTGATGCCGAACAGGTGCCAGTTGCCCGC
This region includes:
- a CDS encoding glycoside hydrolase family 172 protein, coding for MLRMYWDDDPVPAIELSLGDYFCNVWDQLALMNSRMIVVAPAAGLNSYWPMPFRGNARITLENTSDHQVPVYYQFTYTEEDVPDSAGRLYTQRRQSNPLGSPTIHTLVDGITGPGRYVGTYLAIQPNAPGWWGEGEMKFYMDGDTDFPTICGTGTEDYFGGAWNFDIDNRYVTFSTNYCGLHQVLPPDQIYVDTQRFGMYRWHVPDPICFGSALRVTIQALGWQGDAYLPLEHANITTTSWLYRG
- a CDS encoding L-fucose/L-arabinose isomerase family protein, which translates into the protein MARIGVISISDGRDYVHAGIAEFINTTEDRLVAALTAAGHTVVRGSAPVSDNALAGSVARSVAAAGVDLTVLHYAVWAFPHFTMLAAGATPGPLLLLSNIDPVQPGMVGMLAAGGALDQIGRAHTRLWGDPADPALITAIGTHATAAAAVQSLRGSTFGRFGGRPMGMNTAVANTDQWQRLFGIDVEEIDQWEIVRRAELADPAEAKAAREWLEQHTAGVHYDGDKLTPELLERQIRSYLAVRELISEWRLDFSGIKGQPELTQYFATMDITEAFLNDPYDWNGPKQPHICATEADMDGALTMQLLHRIAGTPVLFADVRHYHADRDIWDLCNSGQHATWFAARSADPAENLAKVHLYPEVFFFPAGGASVHHLAAPGQMTLARLTRLDGDYRMQLMLGEFENYDAATNEALMKQSTWEWPHAFARLDAKAEDFLSRFGANHIHAVPGDHRAAVRAACELLGVRLDEFAR
- a CDS encoding FGGY-family carbohydrate kinase, encoding MFLGIDIGTSSSKGVLVAEDGRVVARAERAHGVSTPYPGWVEHDAEAVWWADFVALARELTAAAAGAPLTALAVSGIGPCLLPADASGAPLRPAILYGVDTRATAEIAELNAELGAEAVLGRCGSPLTSQAVGPKLRWLARRDPGVAARTSMLLMASSFLVHRLTGRYVLDHQSASQCVPMYDLRARAWAADWAAAVAPKLPLPELAWPTEIVGRVTEKAAAATGLPAGLPVTTGTIDAWAEAASVGVRAPGDAMVMYGTTMFLVQVLTDPRPHPGLWGTCGTWPGTYTLAAGMATSGAVTDWLRTLVGGDFGELVGAAAQVPPGSRGLLVLPYFAGERTPLFDPDARGIIAGLTLGHGRAELYRAVLEGIAYGVRHNLTAMTEAGGRARRLVAVGGGTKGGLWTRIVSEVTGLPQELPADTVGACLGDAMLAAEASGVDTMGWNPVIATVTPDPEHVARYEPYYRHYRELYERTVGTAHFLAEQQRAAAPS
- a CDS encoding thioredoxin domain-containing protein, which encodes MATQTLTQHNFNTVISSNRIVLVDWWANWCGPCHHFAPVFESSAQQHPEIVYGKVDTEAEPALTGMAGVDKFPTLMAFKEGLMVYSHSGYIPGDALEEIVQQVLWLDMDEVRREMAKQSGDPAPQQSAPNPAPAAAAPQRQASVAGPARYGWPGLN
- a CDS encoding family 43 glycosylhydrolase gives rise to the protein MGTQDVVQAGDFVKIYDPSIGRDQQWYINDHTLIQDTAGNWHLFGITHTEPADPDNEIEFAHATAPALLGPWTTLDPALTVDPDYGETHLWAPHVIASGGTYFMFYAGGGPDHTDAEINLATSTDLCQWTRIPDGPLFRDGYDARDPMVLQVGEKWVMYYCATAAPENGNHVVAYRVSSDLLHWSDRQFAFIDPTCGTFGGNTESPFVVRQGGWWYLFIGPRPDYVGTDVFRSDNPYRFRIGDKVGHIAAHAAEVVRDGDDWWITHAGWGQGGVYIAPLTFPNSPAAQSVPR